The Medicago truncatula cultivar Jemalong A17 chromosome 4, MtrunA17r5.0-ANR, whole genome shotgun sequence genome includes a region encoding these proteins:
- the LOC120579850 gene encoding uncharacterized protein, translating to MAMKKITTSPVKLGSQRKLLGYATEAKRAALQKLEDVLLEPPRAASGKSRVYLKRIKYLPDLMGDTLESYPRRVFIDVGLPQKDGGSGTDWFSKNYPTRNKNFEMYKIETVVESSPTAQVEMSDWLMKNVKDEEYVVMKAEAEVVEEMMRSKSIMLVDELFLECKPQGLNLKRGTRGKRAYWECLALYGKLRDEGVAVHQWWG from the coding sequence ATGGCaatgaagaaaataacaacTTCACCCGTTAAACTTGGTTCCCAACGAAAGCTATTAGGATACGCAACAGAGGCAAAGAGAGCAGCACTTCAGAAACTTGAGGACGTTCTCCTTGAGCCTCCACGTGCTGCCTCCGGTAAATCAAGAGTGTATTTGAAGCGTATAAAGTATTTACCTGATTTAATGGGTGACACACTTGAAAGCTACCCTCGTCGGGTTTTCATCGACGTAGGGTTGCCACAAAAAGATGGAGGTAGTGGAACAGATTGGTTTTCAAAGAATTATCCGACAAGGAACAAGAATTTTGAGATGTATAAGATAGAGACTGTGGTCGAGAGTTCGCCCACGGCACAAGTTGAGATGTCGGATTGGTTGATGAAGAATGTAAAAGACGAAGAGTACGTGGTGATGAAAGCTGAGGCTGAAGTTGTTGAAGAAATGATGAGGAGCAAGTCTATTATGTTGGTGGATGAGCTTTTCTTGGAGTGCAAGCCACAAGGTTTGAATTTGAAACGAGGGACTAGAGGTAAAAGGGCATATTGGGAATGTTTGGCTTTATATGGAAAATTAAGAGATGAAGGAGTAGCAGTTCATCAGTGGTGGGGTTAA
- the LOC120579846 gene encoding rho GTPase-activating protein REN1-like isoform X3, with amino-acid sequence MYIDSEDDESESEDDDLSYDDYYDDEQDESIEGSDVDASDELVSETNSETGDSAVNDEYDKDHNISYSSSKSSEVCDHLEVSLPQSEDIKSCENFTSQNKTASANDSTKPTDIIEGLSPDQTTMNRSNCPSTSSCNDAISNRKMHRRRTVLGQNHGSKDLSMESIDFLDENEAEVERLEAVKTELHRQIAEEVKINVKLQSYVETRKEALYERRVVLERNVDKLQEQLLMEKSLRATLEAGLEFPPGTSSELSGIDEKTKTNVEEIVLIEADLADLERKVNELGLRLNAQLEWNSSSISQQISSHERNLKNKPDTEVAAISESDRSIKKDSHFGGAGNENERKPESTSLPNKHSPSSKKSVARAEQGASFTTSTITRLTSKLYFLKDRRSQFSNEIRNMNKGKALELQLPPPSPNERQSPNKSLLRSPNMSRENERQSPVPSPNKSRGFEFYMSLMSPKRTRGSENHSPSTSEKVRGNEDHSPQYSEKLRKSDSQPYHSDSQNESSQLYLKRGRSEGNIHNVDKSQLH; translated from the exons ATGTACATAGACTCAGAAGATGATGAATCTGAGAGTGAGGATGATGATTTGTCctatgatgattattatgatGATGAGCAAGATGAATCAATAGAGGGGTCAGATGTAGATGCTAGTGATGAACTTGTTAGTGAAACCAACAGCGAGACCGGAGACTCTGCAGTCAATGATGAATATGATAAG GACCATAATATTTCATATTCAAGTTCAAAGTCCTCAGAGGTTTGTGACCATCTTGAAGTCTCATTGCCTCAGTCTGAAGATATCAAAAGCTGTGAAAATTTCACAAGCCAAAATAAGACTGCTTCTGCAAATGACTCCACTAAGCCCACAGATATAATTGAAGGCTTATCCCCTGACCAAACTACAATGAATAGATCAAATTGTCCTAGCACTTCTTCATGTAACGACGCCATATCCAATAGAAAAATGCATCGACGCCGCACTGTTTTGGGGCAAAACCAT GGAAGCAAGGACCTTTCCATGGAATCCATTGATTTTCTAGACGAAAATGA AGCTGAAGTTGAGAGGCTTGAAGCTGTTAAGACAGAATTGCATAGGCAAATTGCAGAGGAG gtaaaaataaatgtaaaactGCAGTCTTATGTGGAAACACGAAAGGAAGCATTGTACGAGCGTCGTGTGGTTCTTGAGCGAAAT GTGGATAAATTACAGGAACAATTGCTAATGGAGAAGAGCTTGAGGGCAACTCTTGAAGCAGGACTTGAGTTTCCTCCAGGGACTTCATCTGAGTTATCTGGTATTGATGAAAAG ACCAAGACAAATGTTGAGGAAATAGTGCTGATAGAAGCAGATCTTGCCGACTTAGAACGGAAGGTTAACGAGCTTGGTTTACGGCTTAATGCACAACTTGAATGGAATTCTAGTTCCATATCTCAACAGATATCAAGCCATGAAAGAAATTT GAAGAACAAGCCAGATACTGAAGTTGCAGCCATTTCAGAATCTGACAGGTCAATAAAAAAG GACAGTCATTTTGGTGGAGCAGGAAACGAGAATGAGAGAAAACCAGAGTCAACATCTTTACCAAATAAACATTCGCCTAGTTCCAAGAAATCTGTTGCAAGAGCTGAG CAGGGAGCAAGTTTCACTACTTCTACAATTACAAGACTAACGTCCAAACTATACTTTTTGAAGGATCGCCGTAGTCAGTTTTCAAATGAAATACGAAACATGAATAAAGGAAAAGCACTTGAACTTCAGCTACCACCTCCATCTCCCAACGAACGTCAATCGCCAAATAAGTCTCTACTTCGATCCCCAAATATGTCTCGAGAAAACGAACGTCAATCGCCAGTTCCATCCCCCAATAAGTCTCGAGGGTTTGAATTTTACATGTCTCTTATGTCTCCAAAAAGGACCCGAGGATCTGAAAATCATTCTCCATCAACCTCTGAGAAAGTTAGAGGCAATGAAGATCATTCACCTCAATATTCAGAAAAACTGAGAAAATCAGATAGCCAGCCATATCACTCAGATAGTCAGAATGAATCTTCACAATTATACTTGAAAAGAGGAAGGTCGGAAGGGAATATTCATAATGTCGACAAAAGTCAATTACATTAA
- the LOC120579846 gene encoding rho GTPase-activating protein REN1-like isoform X4 — MYIDSEDDESESEDDDLSYDDYYDDEQDESIEGSDVDASDELVSETNSETGDSAVNDEYDKDHNISYSSSKSSEVCDHLEVSLPQSEDIKSCENFTSQNKTASANDSTKPTDIIEGLSPDQTTMNRSNCPSTSSCNDAISNRKMHRRRTVLGQNHGSKDLSMESIDFLDENEAEVERLEAVKTELHRQIAEEVKINVKLQSYVETRKEALYERRVVLERNVDKLQEQLLMEKSLRATLEAGLEFPPGTSSELSGIDEKTKTNVEEIVLIEADLADLERKVNELGLRLNAQLEWNSSSISQQISSHERNLKNKPDTEVAAISESDRSIKKDSHFGGAGNENERKPESTSLPNKHSPSSKKSVARAEGASFTTSTITRLTSKLYFLKDRRSQFSNEIRNMNKGKALELQLPPPSPNERQSPNKSLLRSPNMSRENERQSPVPSPNKSRGFEFYMSLMSPKRTRGSENHSPSTSEKVRGNEDHSPQYSEKLRKSDSQPYHSDSQNESSQLYLKRGRSEGNIHNVDKSQLH, encoded by the exons ATGTACATAGACTCAGAAGATGATGAATCTGAGAGTGAGGATGATGATTTGTCctatgatgattattatgatGATGAGCAAGATGAATCAATAGAGGGGTCAGATGTAGATGCTAGTGATGAACTTGTTAGTGAAACCAACAGCGAGACCGGAGACTCTGCAGTCAATGATGAATATGATAAG GACCATAATATTTCATATTCAAGTTCAAAGTCCTCAGAGGTTTGTGACCATCTTGAAGTCTCATTGCCTCAGTCTGAAGATATCAAAAGCTGTGAAAATTTCACAAGCCAAAATAAGACTGCTTCTGCAAATGACTCCACTAAGCCCACAGATATAATTGAAGGCTTATCCCCTGACCAAACTACAATGAATAGATCAAATTGTCCTAGCACTTCTTCATGTAACGACGCCATATCCAATAGAAAAATGCATCGACGCCGCACTGTTTTGGGGCAAAACCAT GGAAGCAAGGACCTTTCCATGGAATCCATTGATTTTCTAGACGAAAATGA AGCTGAAGTTGAGAGGCTTGAAGCTGTTAAGACAGAATTGCATAGGCAAATTGCAGAGGAG gtaaaaataaatgtaaaactGCAGTCTTATGTGGAAACACGAAAGGAAGCATTGTACGAGCGTCGTGTGGTTCTTGAGCGAAAT GTGGATAAATTACAGGAACAATTGCTAATGGAGAAGAGCTTGAGGGCAACTCTTGAAGCAGGACTTGAGTTTCCTCCAGGGACTTCATCTGAGTTATCTGGTATTGATGAAAAG ACCAAGACAAATGTTGAGGAAATAGTGCTGATAGAAGCAGATCTTGCCGACTTAGAACGGAAGGTTAACGAGCTTGGTTTACGGCTTAATGCACAACTTGAATGGAATTCTAGTTCCATATCTCAACAGATATCAAGCCATGAAAGAAATTT GAAGAACAAGCCAGATACTGAAGTTGCAGCCATTTCAGAATCTGACAGGTCAATAAAAAAG GACAGTCATTTTGGTGGAGCAGGAAACGAGAATGAGAGAAAACCAGAGTCAACATCTTTACCAAATAAACATTCGCCTAGTTCCAAGAAATCTGTTGCAAGAGCTGAG GGAGCAAGTTTCACTACTTCTACAATTACAAGACTAACGTCCAAACTATACTTTTTGAAGGATCGCCGTAGTCAGTTTTCAAATGAAATACGAAACATGAATAAAGGAAAAGCACTTGAACTTCAGCTACCACCTCCATCTCCCAACGAACGTCAATCGCCAAATAAGTCTCTACTTCGATCCCCAAATATGTCTCGAGAAAACGAACGTCAATCGCCAGTTCCATCCCCCAATAAGTCTCGAGGGTTTGAATTTTACATGTCTCTTATGTCTCCAAAAAGGACCCGAGGATCTGAAAATCATTCTCCATCAACCTCTGAGAAAGTTAGAGGCAATGAAGATCATTCACCTCAATATTCAGAAAAACTGAGAAAATCAGATAGCCAGCCATATCACTCAGATAGTCAGAATGAATCTTCACAATTATACTTGAAAAGAGGAAGGTCGGAAGGGAATATTCATAATGTCGACAAAAGTCAATTACATTAA
- the LOC120579846 gene encoding rho GTPase-activating protein REN1-like isoform X5, whose product MYIDSEDDESESEDDDLSYDDYYDDEQDESIEGSDVDASDELVSETNSETGDSAVNDEYDKDHNISYSSSKSSEVCDHLEVSLPQSEDIKSCENFTSQNKTASANDSTKPTDIIEGLSPDQTTMNRSNCPSTSSCNDAISNRKMHRRRTVLGQNHGSKDLSMESIDFLDENEAEVERLEAVKTELHRQIAEEVKINVKLQSYVETRKEALYERRVVLERNVDKLQEQLLMEKSLRATLEAGLEFPPGTSSELSGIDEKTKTNVEEIVLIEADLADLERKVNELGLRLNAQLEWNSSSISQQISSHERNLKNKPDTEVAAISESDRSIKKQDSHFGGAGNENERKPESTSLPNKHSPSSKKSVARAEDRRSQFSNEIRNMNKGKALELQLPPPSPNERQSPNKSLLRSPNMSRENERQSPVPSPNKSRGFEFYMSLMSPKRTRGSENHSPSTSEKVRGNEDHSPQYSEKLRKSDSQPYHSDSQNESSQLYLKRGRSEGNIHNVDKSQLH is encoded by the exons ATGTACATAGACTCAGAAGATGATGAATCTGAGAGTGAGGATGATGATTTGTCctatgatgattattatgatGATGAGCAAGATGAATCAATAGAGGGGTCAGATGTAGATGCTAGTGATGAACTTGTTAGTGAAACCAACAGCGAGACCGGAGACTCTGCAGTCAATGATGAATATGATAAG GACCATAATATTTCATATTCAAGTTCAAAGTCCTCAGAGGTTTGTGACCATCTTGAAGTCTCATTGCCTCAGTCTGAAGATATCAAAAGCTGTGAAAATTTCACAAGCCAAAATAAGACTGCTTCTGCAAATGACTCCACTAAGCCCACAGATATAATTGAAGGCTTATCCCCTGACCAAACTACAATGAATAGATCAAATTGTCCTAGCACTTCTTCATGTAACGACGCCATATCCAATAGAAAAATGCATCGACGCCGCACTGTTTTGGGGCAAAACCAT GGAAGCAAGGACCTTTCCATGGAATCCATTGATTTTCTAGACGAAAATGA AGCTGAAGTTGAGAGGCTTGAAGCTGTTAAGACAGAATTGCATAGGCAAATTGCAGAGGAG gtaaaaataaatgtaaaactGCAGTCTTATGTGGAAACACGAAAGGAAGCATTGTACGAGCGTCGTGTGGTTCTTGAGCGAAAT GTGGATAAATTACAGGAACAATTGCTAATGGAGAAGAGCTTGAGGGCAACTCTTGAAGCAGGACTTGAGTTTCCTCCAGGGACTTCATCTGAGTTATCTGGTATTGATGAAAAG ACCAAGACAAATGTTGAGGAAATAGTGCTGATAGAAGCAGATCTTGCCGACTTAGAACGGAAGGTTAACGAGCTTGGTTTACGGCTTAATGCACAACTTGAATGGAATTCTAGTTCCATATCTCAACAGATATCAAGCCATGAAAGAAATTT GAAGAACAAGCCAGATACTGAAGTTGCAGCCATTTCAGAATCTGACAGGTCAATAAAAAAG CAGGACAGTCATTTTGGTGGAGCAGGAAACGAGAATGAGAGAAAACCAGAGTCAACATCTTTACCAAATAAACATTCGCCTAGTTCCAAGAAATCTGTTGCAAGAGCTGAG GATCGCCGTAGTCAGTTTTCAAATGAAATACGAAACATGAATAAAGGAAAAGCACTTGAACTTCAGCTACCACCTCCATCTCCCAACGAACGTCAATCGCCAAATAAGTCTCTACTTCGATCCCCAAATATGTCTCGAGAAAACGAACGTCAATCGCCAGTTCCATCCCCCAATAAGTCTCGAGGGTTTGAATTTTACATGTCTCTTATGTCTCCAAAAAGGACCCGAGGATCTGAAAATCATTCTCCATCAACCTCTGAGAAAGTTAGAGGCAATGAAGATCATTCACCTCAATATTCAGAAAAACTGAGAAAATCAGATAGCCAGCCATATCACTCAGATAGTCAGAATGAATCTTCACAATTATACTTGAAAAGAGGAAGGTCGGAAGGGAATATTCATAATGTCGACAAAAGTCAATTACATTAA
- the LOC120579846 gene encoding rho GTPase-activating protein REN1-like isoform X2, translating to MYIDSEDDESESEDDDLSYDDYYDDEQDESIEGSDVDASDELVSETNSETGDSAVNDEYDKDHNISYSSSKSSEVCDHLEVSLPQSEDIKSCENFTSQNKTASANDSTKPTDIIEGLSPDQTTMNRSNCPSTSSCNDAISNRKMHRRRTVLGQNHGSKDLSMESIDFLDENEAEVERLEAVKTELHRQIAEEVKINVKLQSYVETRKEALYERRVVLERNVDKLQEQLLMEKSLRATLEAGLEFPPGTSSELSGIDEKTKTNVEEIVLIEADLADLERKVNELGLRLNAQLEWNSSSISQQISSHERNLKNKPDTEVAAISESDRSIKKQDSHFGGAGNENERKPESTSLPNKHSPSSKKSVARAEGASFTTSTITRLTSKLYFLKDRRSQFSNEIRNMNKGKALELQLPPPSPNERQSPNKSLLRSPNMSRENERQSPVPSPNKSRGFEFYMSLMSPKRTRGSENHSPSTSEKVRGNEDHSPQYSEKLRKSDSQPYHSDSQNESSQLYLKRGRSEGNIHNVDKSQLH from the exons ATGTACATAGACTCAGAAGATGATGAATCTGAGAGTGAGGATGATGATTTGTCctatgatgattattatgatGATGAGCAAGATGAATCAATAGAGGGGTCAGATGTAGATGCTAGTGATGAACTTGTTAGTGAAACCAACAGCGAGACCGGAGACTCTGCAGTCAATGATGAATATGATAAG GACCATAATATTTCATATTCAAGTTCAAAGTCCTCAGAGGTTTGTGACCATCTTGAAGTCTCATTGCCTCAGTCTGAAGATATCAAAAGCTGTGAAAATTTCACAAGCCAAAATAAGACTGCTTCTGCAAATGACTCCACTAAGCCCACAGATATAATTGAAGGCTTATCCCCTGACCAAACTACAATGAATAGATCAAATTGTCCTAGCACTTCTTCATGTAACGACGCCATATCCAATAGAAAAATGCATCGACGCCGCACTGTTTTGGGGCAAAACCAT GGAAGCAAGGACCTTTCCATGGAATCCATTGATTTTCTAGACGAAAATGA AGCTGAAGTTGAGAGGCTTGAAGCTGTTAAGACAGAATTGCATAGGCAAATTGCAGAGGAG gtaaaaataaatgtaaaactGCAGTCTTATGTGGAAACACGAAAGGAAGCATTGTACGAGCGTCGTGTGGTTCTTGAGCGAAAT GTGGATAAATTACAGGAACAATTGCTAATGGAGAAGAGCTTGAGGGCAACTCTTGAAGCAGGACTTGAGTTTCCTCCAGGGACTTCATCTGAGTTATCTGGTATTGATGAAAAG ACCAAGACAAATGTTGAGGAAATAGTGCTGATAGAAGCAGATCTTGCCGACTTAGAACGGAAGGTTAACGAGCTTGGTTTACGGCTTAATGCACAACTTGAATGGAATTCTAGTTCCATATCTCAACAGATATCAAGCCATGAAAGAAATTT GAAGAACAAGCCAGATACTGAAGTTGCAGCCATTTCAGAATCTGACAGGTCAATAAAAAAG CAGGACAGTCATTTTGGTGGAGCAGGAAACGAGAATGAGAGAAAACCAGAGTCAACATCTTTACCAAATAAACATTCGCCTAGTTCCAAGAAATCTGTTGCAAGAGCTGAG GGAGCAAGTTTCACTACTTCTACAATTACAAGACTAACGTCCAAACTATACTTTTTGAAGGATCGCCGTAGTCAGTTTTCAAATGAAATACGAAACATGAATAAAGGAAAAGCACTTGAACTTCAGCTACCACCTCCATCTCCCAACGAACGTCAATCGCCAAATAAGTCTCTACTTCGATCCCCAAATATGTCTCGAGAAAACGAACGTCAATCGCCAGTTCCATCCCCCAATAAGTCTCGAGGGTTTGAATTTTACATGTCTCTTATGTCTCCAAAAAGGACCCGAGGATCTGAAAATCATTCTCCATCAACCTCTGAGAAAGTTAGAGGCAATGAAGATCATTCACCTCAATATTCAGAAAAACTGAGAAAATCAGATAGCCAGCCATATCACTCAGATAGTCAGAATGAATCTTCACAATTATACTTGAAAAGAGGAAGGTCGGAAGGGAATATTCATAATGTCGACAAAAGTCAATTACATTAA
- the LOC120579846 gene encoding rho GTPase-activating protein REN1-like isoform X1, with amino-acid sequence MYIDSEDDESESEDDDLSYDDYYDDEQDESIEGSDVDASDELVSETNSETGDSAVNDEYDKDHNISYSSSKSSEVCDHLEVSLPQSEDIKSCENFTSQNKTASANDSTKPTDIIEGLSPDQTTMNRSNCPSTSSCNDAISNRKMHRRRTVLGQNHGSKDLSMESIDFLDENEAEVERLEAVKTELHRQIAEEVKINVKLQSYVETRKEALYERRVVLERNVDKLQEQLLMEKSLRATLEAGLEFPPGTSSELSGIDEKTKTNVEEIVLIEADLADLERKVNELGLRLNAQLEWNSSSISQQISSHERNLKNKPDTEVAAISESDRSIKKQDSHFGGAGNENERKPESTSLPNKHSPSSKKSVARAEQGASFTTSTITRLTSKLYFLKDRRSQFSNEIRNMNKGKALELQLPPPSPNERQSPNKSLLRSPNMSRENERQSPVPSPNKSRGFEFYMSLMSPKRTRGSENHSPSTSEKVRGNEDHSPQYSEKLRKSDSQPYHSDSQNESSQLYLKRGRSEGNIHNVDKSQLH; translated from the exons ATGTACATAGACTCAGAAGATGATGAATCTGAGAGTGAGGATGATGATTTGTCctatgatgattattatgatGATGAGCAAGATGAATCAATAGAGGGGTCAGATGTAGATGCTAGTGATGAACTTGTTAGTGAAACCAACAGCGAGACCGGAGACTCTGCAGTCAATGATGAATATGATAAG GACCATAATATTTCATATTCAAGTTCAAAGTCCTCAGAGGTTTGTGACCATCTTGAAGTCTCATTGCCTCAGTCTGAAGATATCAAAAGCTGTGAAAATTTCACAAGCCAAAATAAGACTGCTTCTGCAAATGACTCCACTAAGCCCACAGATATAATTGAAGGCTTATCCCCTGACCAAACTACAATGAATAGATCAAATTGTCCTAGCACTTCTTCATGTAACGACGCCATATCCAATAGAAAAATGCATCGACGCCGCACTGTTTTGGGGCAAAACCAT GGAAGCAAGGACCTTTCCATGGAATCCATTGATTTTCTAGACGAAAATGA AGCTGAAGTTGAGAGGCTTGAAGCTGTTAAGACAGAATTGCATAGGCAAATTGCAGAGGAG gtaaaaataaatgtaaaactGCAGTCTTATGTGGAAACACGAAAGGAAGCATTGTACGAGCGTCGTGTGGTTCTTGAGCGAAAT GTGGATAAATTACAGGAACAATTGCTAATGGAGAAGAGCTTGAGGGCAACTCTTGAAGCAGGACTTGAGTTTCCTCCAGGGACTTCATCTGAGTTATCTGGTATTGATGAAAAG ACCAAGACAAATGTTGAGGAAATAGTGCTGATAGAAGCAGATCTTGCCGACTTAGAACGGAAGGTTAACGAGCTTGGTTTACGGCTTAATGCACAACTTGAATGGAATTCTAGTTCCATATCTCAACAGATATCAAGCCATGAAAGAAATTT GAAGAACAAGCCAGATACTGAAGTTGCAGCCATTTCAGAATCTGACAGGTCAATAAAAAAG CAGGACAGTCATTTTGGTGGAGCAGGAAACGAGAATGAGAGAAAACCAGAGTCAACATCTTTACCAAATAAACATTCGCCTAGTTCCAAGAAATCTGTTGCAAGAGCTGAG CAGGGAGCAAGTTTCACTACTTCTACAATTACAAGACTAACGTCCAAACTATACTTTTTGAAGGATCGCCGTAGTCAGTTTTCAAATGAAATACGAAACATGAATAAAGGAAAAGCACTTGAACTTCAGCTACCACCTCCATCTCCCAACGAACGTCAATCGCCAAATAAGTCTCTACTTCGATCCCCAAATATGTCTCGAGAAAACGAACGTCAATCGCCAGTTCCATCCCCCAATAAGTCTCGAGGGTTTGAATTTTACATGTCTCTTATGTCTCCAAAAAGGACCCGAGGATCTGAAAATCATTCTCCATCAACCTCTGAGAAAGTTAGAGGCAATGAAGATCATTCACCTCAATATTCAGAAAAACTGAGAAAATCAGATAGCCAGCCATATCACTCAGATAGTCAGAATGAATCTTCACAATTATACTTGAAAAGAGGAAGGTCGGAAGGGAATATTCATAATGTCGACAAAAGTCAATTACATTAA